Proteins encoded by one window of Cyclobacteriaceae bacterium:
- a CDS encoding 1-(5-phosphoribosyl)-5-[(5-phosphoribosylamino)methylideneamino] imidazole-4-carboxamide isomerase, with amino-acid sequence MIQVIPSIAIRKGRVVRMRKGDPSSEKAYDENPLDLAKRFEDHGIEVVHLVDLDGAERGSPVNYHIIEQVSAYTDLKIDFTGGISTDGDISKAYEAGADYITASSIAVTNQELFASWIVSFGREKITLGADVTDVKSMNLLFRGWQRKSELTLFEHLEYFHERGLKYVKSTDVSRDGVLEGPNFEFYQNIRDRFPELSVLASGGIRGVDDIKRLNEMGVFGVIFGKAYYEGVLKLKDLEQFFVKKES; translated from the coding sequence ATGATCCAGGTAATTCCATCCATAGCCATACGAAAAGGACGTGTTGTAAGAATGCGGAAGGGAGATCCTTCCAGTGAAAAGGCGTATGATGAAAATCCACTCGACCTGGCCAAGCGTTTTGAAGACCACGGCATTGAAGTGGTTCACCTGGTTGATTTGGATGGCGCGGAACGAGGCTCTCCTGTAAACTATCACATCATTGAACAGGTATCGGCCTATACCGATCTTAAAATTGATTTCACTGGGGGCATTTCAACAGACGGAGACATCAGTAAAGCCTACGAGGCTGGTGCCGATTACATTACCGCTTCGAGTATTGCCGTAACCAATCAGGAGTTGTTTGCTTCGTGGATTGTATCCTTCGGTCGTGAAAAAATTACGCTTGGAGCAGATGTTACCGATGTGAAAAGCATGAACTTGTTGTTTCGTGGGTGGCAGCGCAAATCGGAGTTAACGTTATTTGAACACCTGGAGTATTTTCATGAACGCGGGTTGAAATATGTAAAATCAACCGATGTATCGCGCGATGGCGTATTGGAGGGCCCTAACTTTGAGTTTTATCAAAATATACGCGATCGTTTTCCTGAATTAAGTGTGTTGGCGAGTGGTGGTATTCGCGGGGTAGATGACATTAAGCGCCTGAATGAAATGGGTGTGTTCGGAGTAATTTTCGGAAAAGCTTATTACGAAGGTGTTTTGAAGCTGAAAGATTTGGAGCAGTTCTTTGTGAAGAAAGAATCTTAA
- a CDS encoding TIGR00730 family Rossman fold protein produces the protein MKVCVFCGSGVGNQPVYAEAARNLGILLAKNKYTLVYGGGNIGLMGILADSVLEHHGQVIGVIPDFLMKKEVGHTGLTKLEVVASMHERKRRMADLADAFLVLPGGWGTLDETAEILTWKQLGLVNHPLGLLNINGFFDTLLAQMAVMVKEGFLKQENLDSVKLADTPEKMLLALIP, from the coding sequence ATGAAGGTTTGTGTTTTCTGCGGATCAGGCGTAGGAAACCAACCTGTATACGCTGAAGCGGCCCGCAACCTGGGCATATTGCTAGCAAAAAATAAGTATACCCTTGTTTATGGTGGCGGCAATATTGGCCTTATGGGCATACTTGCCGATAGCGTATTGGAGCATCACGGCCAGGTAATCGGTGTTATCCCTGATTTTCTGATGAAAAAAGAGGTGGGCCACACCGGCCTCACCAAACTCGAGGTTGTTGCCAGCATGCATGAGCGAAAACGGAGAATGGCCGACTTGGCCGATGCCTTTCTCGTGCTGCCGGGAGGATGGGGAACCCTTGATGAAACTGCTGAAATACTCACCTGGAAACAATTGGGCCTGGTCAATCACCCACTGGGTCTTCTCAACATCAATGGCTTTTTTGACACCCTGCTTGCGCAGATGGCCGTCATGGTAAAAGAAGGATTCCTCAAACAAGAAAACCTGGATTCCGTTAAATTAGCTGACACCCCTGAAAAAATGCTGCTCGCGCTAATACCCTAA
- a CDS encoding aspartyl protease family protein, with the protein MIRVFGILIFIFPVFLFAQNQNLGFHIADGKRKVQIPIEIHNNLVVARVILNDAIPLKFIIDTGVRTAILTQKSFSDILQLPYSRKYTIAGPGGEKLIDAYVANNISLTLPGVVGRGHALLVLEEDYLELRNHLGTDVHGIIGYELFSRFIIEIDYQKKIMTVMLPDKFKQRKKYEVIPIRIQDTKPYLLAPVNINSHHALNAKLLVDTGASHGLMLEPESDSRIHLPEKSVPNIIGRGLGGEITGKTGRIESLELGSYVIEKPLANFPDSNAYFSDSLKYLSIDRNGTLGGEILSRFTVVFNFPQEKIYLKKNSDFKKAFYFNLSGLTVRAKGSSLNVFEITDVRVNSAAHKAGLQQGDLIASVNSISVKDLFLNQINGLLNSKPGRKIRLEIRRGGQLKTFDFRLEDQI; encoded by the coding sequence ATGATTCGTGTATTTGGAATACTGATTTTTATTTTTCCGGTTTTTCTTTTCGCGCAAAACCAAAACCTTGGGTTTCACATTGCCGATGGTAAAAGAAAGGTTCAGATTCCCATTGAAATTCATAATAACCTGGTTGTTGCGCGGGTCATCCTGAATGACGCCATACCACTTAAGTTTATTATCGATACCGGGGTTCGCACGGCCATCCTAACCCAAAAATCTTTTTCTGATATTCTGCAACTGCCCTACAGCAGAAAATATACCATCGCGGGGCCGGGAGGTGAAAAGTTAATTGACGCCTATGTGGCCAATAACATTTCGCTTACGTTGCCTGGCGTAGTGGGTCGCGGGCATGCCCTGCTGGTATTGGAGGAAGACTATCTCGAATTGCGCAATCACCTCGGTACGGATGTTCATGGCATTATTGGTTACGAACTGTTTAGTCGGTTCATCATCGAAATCGACTACCAGAAAAAAATTATGACGGTCATGCTTCCCGATAAATTCAAACAGCGAAAGAAGTACGAAGTAATACCCATTCGCATTCAGGATACTAAACCCTATTTGTTGGCTCCGGTAAACATCAACTCACATCATGCACTGAATGCAAAACTTCTTGTGGATACTGGTGCCAGTCATGGCTTGATGCTGGAGCCCGAAAGTGATTCGCGCATTCATCTGCCAGAAAAATCTGTGCCCAATATTATTGGCCGTGGACTTGGTGGAGAAATTACCGGGAAGACTGGTAGGATTGAGTCGTTGGAATTGGGCAGTTATGTCATCGAAAAACCATTGGCAAACTTCCCTGATTCAAACGCATACTTTTCAGATTCCTTAAAATACCTTTCAATCGACCGAAACGGAACGTTGGGTGGTGAAATTTTAAGTCGGTTTACCGTTGTTTTTAATTTCCCACAGGAAAAGATCTATCTAAAAAAAAACAGTGACTTCAAGAAAGCATTTTATTTTAACCTTAGTGGGCTAACCGTACGCGCAAAAGGCTCCTCCCTAAATGTTTTTGAAATCACTGATGTGCGAGTCAATTCAGCAGCACACAAGGCGGGTTTGCAACAAGGCGATTTGATTGCATCTGTGAATTCAATATCCGTGAAAGATCTTTTCCTAAATCAAATCAACGGACTGCTCAATTCTAAACCTGGTAGAAAAATCAGGCTGGAGATAAGAAGGGGGGGGCAATTAAAAACGTTTGACTTCCGGCTTGAAGATCAAATCTAG
- a CDS encoding UbiA family prenyltransferase, producing the protein MFALSSWLHLRIPFSWFLLPVFLFSVAISPNLNPDRLLWVFIIIHFFLYPASNGYNSYFDKDEKSIGGLKNPPPVKKGLYYLALLFDAIAIVLGFLKISVLFAAMLLIYGLISKAYSHPSIRLKKYPIGGWLVTGLFQGCFTFLMCYAGLNNFDLETIVKPHVITPALLTTIMLLGNYPMTQVYQHEEDARRGDRTLSLRLGIRGTFYFTALVFGLAVAGFFFYFNHYYKISYAWQFLMALSPTLLFFSYWFLQVRRNESAANYSHTMWLNLISSTSLNIFFVWFFLDSSNILAAFQ; encoded by the coding sequence ATGTTCGCTTTGTCATCCTGGTTACACTTGCGTATTCCTTTCTCCTGGTTTTTGCTACCCGTTTTTCTGTTCAGCGTAGCCATTTCTCCTAACCTGAATCCCGACCGATTGTTATGGGTATTTATTATCATTCACTTTTTTTTGTACCCGGCCAGCAACGGATATAACAGTTACTTTGATAAAGATGAGAAAAGTATCGGTGGACTTAAGAATCCTCCCCCTGTTAAAAAGGGACTGTATTACCTGGCCCTTTTGTTTGATGCAATTGCCATTGTTTTGGGTTTCCTGAAGATAAGTGTATTGTTTGCCGCAATGCTTTTGATTTATGGATTGATCTCAAAAGCATATAGCCATCCCTCCATCCGGTTAAAGAAATATCCGATTGGGGGATGGCTGGTTACCGGTCTGTTTCAAGGATGCTTTACGTTTTTAATGTGCTATGCCGGACTAAATAATTTTGATCTGGAAACCATTGTTAAGCCACATGTAATTACTCCGGCCCTACTTACTACCATCATGTTGTTAGGCAATTACCCAATGACACAGGTTTACCAGCATGAAGAAGATGCCAGGCGGGGAGACAGAACCCTTAGTTTACGCCTGGGTATTCGTGGAACATTCTATTTTACTGCATTGGTGTTTGGACTTGCTGTGGCTGGGTTCTTCTTTTATTTCAATCACTACTATAAAATTAGTTATGCGTGGCAATTTCTAATGGCACTTTCACCCACGCTGTTATTCTTTTCGTATTGGTTTTTGCAAGTGAGAAGAAATGAAAGTGCCGCGAACTATAGTCATACCATGTGGCTGAACCTGATCTCTTCAACCAGCCTGAATATCTTTTTTGTATGGTTCTTTCTTGACAGCAGCAATATTTTAGCAGCGTTTCAATAG
- a CDS encoding DUF2911 domain-containing protein, with protein sequence MKKFLILLAIGIVLIGVLWMVVSTIRHKQTKSFSPEDTASFTDGELNVSVWYNRPYKKGREIFGALVPYKQVWRTGANEATVFETNRTLTFRDQKLMAGTYSLWTIPDSTSWQIIFNAKHGQWGINSKGEANRDPSEDVLTVIVPAIVQDREFEQFTIQFDKTGEEAEMILLWDKTVVAVPFSY encoded by the coding sequence ATGAAAAAATTTTTGATTCTTCTGGCCATTGGAATTGTACTGATTGGGGTATTGTGGATGGTGGTGAGCACCATTCGGCACAAACAAACAAAATCATTCAGCCCGGAAGATACTGCCTCCTTTACGGATGGCGAGTTGAACGTGTCGGTTTGGTATAACCGTCCATACAAGAAGGGGCGCGAAATTTTTGGCGCGCTTGTTCCTTACAAACAAGTGTGGAGAACAGGGGCCAATGAAGCAACGGTTTTTGAAACCAACCGCACACTTACGTTCCGAGATCAAAAATTAATGGCAGGAACATATTCCCTATGGACGATTCCGGATTCAACCAGTTGGCAGATTATTTTTAATGCCAAGCATGGTCAATGGGGTATTAACAGCAAGGGCGAGGCTAATCGTGATCCTTCTGAAGATGTGCTTACTGTTATTGTTCCGGCCATCGTACAGGATAGGGAGTTTGAACAGTTTACCATTCAATTTGATAAAACGGGCGAGGAGGCAGAAATGATTTTGCTTTGGGATAAAACTGTGGTGGCCGTTCCTTTCTCCTATTAG
- a CDS encoding NAD(P)/FAD-dependent oxidoreductase, producing MKRKVIIVGGGLAGLIASIRLGRAGFTCQLFEKKVYPFHRVCGEYISNEVLPFLKNEQLFPQTFNLPNINVLRLSSVSGKMTELSLDLGGFGISRFTFDHFLAQQAKKCGVEIIHAEVDDVTFNEQEKNFSVKVGNTSYKSDLVIGSFGKRSKLDAGLHRSFMQKRSPYVGVKYHIRTQHPDNIIALHNFNGGYCGLSNIEEGKSTLCYLVHRDLLKKHKSIHELEKVVLFENPHLRNIFSSAEFLFEKPETINEISFETKEPVYKHILMAGDAAGMIAPLCGNGMAMAIHAGKLVSDLIIEAAENQNAHSWLEKMYAQHWKNLFAGRLRTGRMIQHYLFGSEWSSRLAVSLAVNSKSIANFIVRRTHGEIIH from the coding sequence GTGAAAAGAAAAGTAATTATTGTAGGGGGGGGGTTAGCGGGACTAATTGCTTCTATTCGTCTTGGCAGGGCCGGATTCACCTGCCAGCTGTTTGAAAAGAAAGTCTATCCGTTTCATCGCGTATGTGGTGAATACATCTCCAATGAAGTATTACCCTTTCTCAAAAATGAACAACTATTTCCACAAACCTTTAACCTCCCAAACATTAATGTACTTCGGCTCTCCTCGGTAAGCGGAAAAATGACAGAACTTTCGCTTGATCTTGGGGGCTTCGGAATCAGTCGCTTTACGTTTGATCACTTTCTGGCTCAGCAGGCGAAAAAATGCGGGGTTGAAATTATTCACGCAGAAGTTGATGATGTTACTTTTAACGAGCAGGAAAAAAATTTTTCTGTTAAAGTTGGCAACACATCCTATAAAAGCGATCTCGTTATCGGATCATTTGGTAAGCGGTCGAAACTGGATGCAGGCCTCCACAGAAGTTTTATGCAAAAGCGATCACCTTATGTGGGTGTAAAATATCATATTCGCACACAACACCCTGACAACATTATTGCGTTGCATAATTTCAATGGTGGATATTGTGGGTTAAGCAACATTGAAGAAGGTAAATCAACTTTATGTTACCTCGTTCATCGCGATTTGTTGAAGAAGCACAAATCAATCCATGAACTGGAGAAAGTGGTGTTGTTTGAAAACCCTCATTTGCGAAACATCTTTTCTTCTGCTGAATTTCTCTTTGAAAAACCCGAGACCATCAACGAGATCTCGTTTGAAACGAAGGAACCTGTTTACAAGCATATACTAATGGCCGGTGATGCGGCCGGCATGATTGCGCCTCTATGCGGCAATGGCATGGCGATGGCCATTCATGCTGGTAAGCTGGTAAGCGATTTGATTATTGAAGCTGCAGAAAATCAAAATGCCCATTCATGGCTTGAAAAAATGTATGCGCAACATTGGAAGAATCTTTTTGCAGGAAGACTTCGAACGGGAAGGATGATTCAGCATTACCTGTTTGGAAGCGAGTGGTCATCCCGATTGGCGGTTTCATTGGCGGTCAACTCCAAATCCATTGCGAACTTTATTGTCCGAAGAACGCATGGAGAAATCATTCACTAA